One region of Gouania willdenowi chromosome 13, fGouWil2.1, whole genome shotgun sequence genomic DNA includes:
- the clasrp gene encoding CLK4-associating serine/arginine rich protein isoform X2, translated as MWQEARKHERKLRGMMVDYKRRGERRREYYEKIKKDPAQFLQVHGRTYKIHLDPAVAMAAESPVNMMPWQGDANNMIDRFDVRAHLDYIPTYTPPLLTTPIPDQEMEERKCNYERYRGLVQNDFANISEEQCLYQIYLDELYGGLPKINEDEKKKLAEKKASIGYTYEDSTVTEVEPTSDKDEDNSENSESEEDEGIPDIDVEVDVDELNQEQVGEVNKLATRYGMTEGDFVRMLRKDKEEVEAIKYAKALEAEKAMYSGRRSRRQRREFREKRLKGRQISPPSYARRDSPTYDPYKRPDSDSSSESRSRSRTPGPEKITFITSFGGSDDEAVAAAAAAAAAAATKTATAHSGSAPSSLLHSAGHSRGSRRRRSSSSRSASSSSRSSSQSSSRSSSRSRRSRRGHGGRDSRRSRSHSRSRRHSRSHSRGRGGNGGSASWRRRDRTRSRSNNRERERRDRTRSRSNNRGRYSARRRTRSHSSSRQNSSLRRGSRSSGGHRRGGSTSRSPSKSPSRSKHSPSPHRGNQQPTISVSDKLRKPDAAGGKETGAAKCKMTPQERLKLRMQKALNKQSKADKKAAQVKIQQQEHKRQEREGELRAMARKIRMKERERREKERDEWERQYGRDSNSPSPSKHSREYNSHRRRSSSRSASRSRSRSRSPPYRY; from the exons ATGTGGCAGGAGGCCCGCAAACATGAGCGCAAGCTTCGAGGTATGATGGTGGACTACAAACGCCGAGGCGAGCGCCGGCGGGAGTACTACGAGAAGATC AAAAAAGATCCTGCTCAGTTTCTCCAGGTCCATGGTCGTACCTATAAGATCCACTTGGATCCTGCTGTTGCTATGGCAGCAGAGAGTCCCGTCAATAT GATGCCCTGGCAGGGAGACGCTAACAACATGATTGACAGGTTTGATGTCCGGGCTCATCTGGACTACATCCCTACCTACACCCCTCCTCTACTCACCACACC AATACCTGATCAAGAAATGGAGGAGAGGAAGTGCAATTATGAGCGCTACAGAGGCCTCGTCCAGAATGATTTTGCCAACA TCTCGGAGGAGCAGTGTTTATATCAGATCTACCTGGATGAGCTCTACGGCGGCCTGCCCAAGATCAAtgaggatgaaaagaaaaa ACTGGCTGAGAAAAAGGCAAGCATTGGTTATACGTATGAGGACAGCACAGTGACGGAGGTGGAGCCCACGTCAGACAAAGATGAAGACAATTCAGAGAACAGTGAATCTGAAGAAGATGAAGGCATTCCAGATATTG ATGTGGAGGTTGATGTGGATGAGCTCAATCAGGAACAGGTCGGAGAGGTCAATAAATTGGCAACTCGGTATGGAATGACTGAAGGCGACTTCGTCAG GATGTTGAGAAAAGACAAGGAGGAGGTTGAGGCCATCAAATACGCCAAAGCTCTTGAGGCAGAGAAAGCCATGTACTCG GGTCGTCGCTCTCGCAGACAACGAAGAGAGTTCAGAGAGAAGAGACTCAAAGGTAGACAGATCAGCCCTCCAAG CTATGCCAGGAGGGATAGTCCAACATATGATCCTTATAAACG GCCAGATTCAGATTCCAGTTCTGAGTCACGTTCACGCTCTCGAACTCCTGGTCCAGAGAAGATCACGTTCATTACCAGCTTCGGTGGCAGCGATGACGAAGCGGTggcggcagcagcagcggcagcagcagcagccgcgaCAAAAACAGCCACTGCTCActctggctccgccccctccagCTTGCTGCACTCTGCAGGTCATAGCAGGGGCTCCCG GAGACGCAGGTCGTCCTCCAGTCGCTCCGCCTCCTCATCCTCCCGCTCCTCCTCCCAGTCCTCGTCACGCTCATCTTCCCGCTCACGTCGATCCAGACGGGGCCATGGAGGAAGGGATTCCAGACGATCCCGCAGTCATTCTCGATCAAGGCGACATTCAAGATCTCACTCTAGAGGCAGAGGAGGGAATGGAGGGAGTGCATCGTGGAGGAGGAGAGACCGAACCCGGTCGAGATCCAACAACAGGGAGAGGGAGAGACGAGACCGTACTCGGTCGAGATCCAATAACAGAGGGCGTTACTCAGCACGCAGGCGGACAAG GTCCCACTCCAGCTCACGACAGAACAGCAGCTTGAGGCGAGGAAGTCGAAGCAGCGGAGGACATCGTCGTGGGGGTAGCACCAGCAGGAGCCCGTCCAAGTCTCCCAGCCGCTCCAAACACAGTCCCTCCCCTCATAGAGGAAACCAGCAGCCGACCATCAGCGTTTCTGACAAGCTAAGAAA GCCTGACGCTGCGGGTGGTAAAGAGACGGGAGCTGCCAAA TGCAAGATGACGCCTCAGGAGCGGCTGAAGCTACGAATGCAGAAGGCCCTCAACAAGCAAT CCAAGGCGGATAAGAAAGCCGCTCAGGTGAAGATCCAGCAGCAGGAACATAAacgacag gagagggagggagagcTACGAGCCATGGCCCGAAAGATACGCATGAA GGAGCGCGAGCGAcgggagaaagagagagacgAATGGGAGAGGCAGTACGGCCGAGACAGCAACTCGCCTTCTCCCTCCAAACACA GTCGAGAGTACAACTCACACAGAAG GAGGTCGTCGTCGAGATCTGCATCAAGATCTAGATCCAGATCACGGAGTCCACCCTACAGATACTGA
- the clasrp gene encoding CLK4-associating serine/arginine rich protein isoform X1 — protein sequence MWQEARKHERKLRGMMVDYKRRGERRREYYEKIKKDPAQFLQVHGRTYKIHLDPAVAMAAESPVNMMPWQGDANNMIDRFDVRAHLDYIPTYTPPLLTTPIPDQEMEERKCNYERYRGLVQNDFANISEEQCLYQIYLDELYGGLPKINEDEKKKLAEKKASIGYTYEDSTVTEVEPTSDKDEDNSENSESEEDEGIPDIDVEVDVDELNQEQVGEVNKLATRYGMTEGDFVRMLRKDKEEVEAIKYAKALEAEKAMYSGRRSRRQRREFREKRLKGRQISPPSYARRDSPTYDPYKRPDSDSSSESRSRSRTPGPEKITFITSFGGSDDEAVAAAAAAAAAAATKTATAHSGSAPSSLLHSAGHSRGSRRRRSSSSRSASSSSRSSSQSSSRSSSRSRRSRRGHGGRDSRRSRSHSRSRRHSRSHSRGRGGNGGSASWRRRDRTRSRSNNRERERRDRTRSRSNNRGRYSARRRTRSHSSSRQNSSLRRGSRSSGGHRRGGSTSRSPSKSPSRSKHSPSPHRGNQQPTISVSDKLRKPDAAGGKETGAAKCKMTPQERLKLRMQKALNKQSKADKKAAQVKIQQQEHKRQEREGELRAMARKIRMKERERREKERDEWERQYGRDSNSPSPSKHSREYNSHRSRRSSSRSASRSRSRSRSPPYRY from the exons ATGTGGCAGGAGGCCCGCAAACATGAGCGCAAGCTTCGAGGTATGATGGTGGACTACAAACGCCGAGGCGAGCGCCGGCGGGAGTACTACGAGAAGATC AAAAAAGATCCTGCTCAGTTTCTCCAGGTCCATGGTCGTACCTATAAGATCCACTTGGATCCTGCTGTTGCTATGGCAGCAGAGAGTCCCGTCAATAT GATGCCCTGGCAGGGAGACGCTAACAACATGATTGACAGGTTTGATGTCCGGGCTCATCTGGACTACATCCCTACCTACACCCCTCCTCTACTCACCACACC AATACCTGATCAAGAAATGGAGGAGAGGAAGTGCAATTATGAGCGCTACAGAGGCCTCGTCCAGAATGATTTTGCCAACA TCTCGGAGGAGCAGTGTTTATATCAGATCTACCTGGATGAGCTCTACGGCGGCCTGCCCAAGATCAAtgaggatgaaaagaaaaa ACTGGCTGAGAAAAAGGCAAGCATTGGTTATACGTATGAGGACAGCACAGTGACGGAGGTGGAGCCCACGTCAGACAAAGATGAAGACAATTCAGAGAACAGTGAATCTGAAGAAGATGAAGGCATTCCAGATATTG ATGTGGAGGTTGATGTGGATGAGCTCAATCAGGAACAGGTCGGAGAGGTCAATAAATTGGCAACTCGGTATGGAATGACTGAAGGCGACTTCGTCAG GATGTTGAGAAAAGACAAGGAGGAGGTTGAGGCCATCAAATACGCCAAAGCTCTTGAGGCAGAGAAAGCCATGTACTCG GGTCGTCGCTCTCGCAGACAACGAAGAGAGTTCAGAGAGAAGAGACTCAAAGGTAGACAGATCAGCCCTCCAAG CTATGCCAGGAGGGATAGTCCAACATATGATCCTTATAAACG GCCAGATTCAGATTCCAGTTCTGAGTCACGTTCACGCTCTCGAACTCCTGGTCCAGAGAAGATCACGTTCATTACCAGCTTCGGTGGCAGCGATGACGAAGCGGTggcggcagcagcagcggcagcagcagcagccgcgaCAAAAACAGCCACTGCTCActctggctccgccccctccagCTTGCTGCACTCTGCAGGTCATAGCAGGGGCTCCCG GAGACGCAGGTCGTCCTCCAGTCGCTCCGCCTCCTCATCCTCCCGCTCCTCCTCCCAGTCCTCGTCACGCTCATCTTCCCGCTCACGTCGATCCAGACGGGGCCATGGAGGAAGGGATTCCAGACGATCCCGCAGTCATTCTCGATCAAGGCGACATTCAAGATCTCACTCTAGAGGCAGAGGAGGGAATGGAGGGAGTGCATCGTGGAGGAGGAGAGACCGAACCCGGTCGAGATCCAACAACAGGGAGAGGGAGAGACGAGACCGTACTCGGTCGAGATCCAATAACAGAGGGCGTTACTCAGCACGCAGGCGGACAAG GTCCCACTCCAGCTCACGACAGAACAGCAGCTTGAGGCGAGGAAGTCGAAGCAGCGGAGGACATCGTCGTGGGGGTAGCACCAGCAGGAGCCCGTCCAAGTCTCCCAGCCGCTCCAAACACAGTCCCTCCCCTCATAGAGGAAACCAGCAGCCGACCATCAGCGTTTCTGACAAGCTAAGAAA GCCTGACGCTGCGGGTGGTAAAGAGACGGGAGCTGCCAAA TGCAAGATGACGCCTCAGGAGCGGCTGAAGCTACGAATGCAGAAGGCCCTCAACAAGCAAT CCAAGGCGGATAAGAAAGCCGCTCAGGTGAAGATCCAGCAGCAGGAACATAAacgacag gagagggagggagagcTACGAGCCATGGCCCGAAAGATACGCATGAA GGAGCGCGAGCGAcgggagaaagagagagacgAATGGGAGAGGCAGTACGGCCGAGACAGCAACTCGCCTTCTCCCTCCAAACACA GTCGAGAGTACAACTCACACAGAAG CAGGAGGTCGTCGTCGAGATCTGCATCAAGATCTAGATCCAGATCACGGAGTCCACCCTACAGATACTGA